CTAGATTGTGTCAAAATAGCTGAACAGCGTCGCACTGACGCTGAAGATACCAAGGTTTATATCGGCCCTACAGGCTCAGCTAACTTTAATCAATTAATGACCGAATTGGCTTTTGGACATGATCACCCTGCCTTACTTGCAAATCGTATTCGAACAGTGTCTACACCAGGAGGTACCGGTGCACTGCGTGTGGCAGCTGACTTTATCAAACGCTGTAACCCCAATGCAGTTTTATGGGTAAGTGATCCGACTTGGGCAAATCATACTGGTTTGTTCGAAGCAGCTGGTATTACCGTAAAAACTTATCCTTATTATGACTACGACAGTAAAACGTTAAAGTTTCAACAAATGATAGATGCTCTTAAACAGATCTCAAAAGATGATGTTGTTTTGCTACACGCATGTTGTCATAACCCAAGCGGCATGGATTTAACCAATGACCAATGGGATGAAGTCATTAGTGTCACTGCTCATCAAGGCTTTACGCCACTTATCGATATGGCTTACCAAGGTTTTGGTGTGGGTGTTAACGAAGATGCCTATGGCGTTCGCCAAATGGCTGCAGCAGTTGAAAACATGATTTTATGCAGTTCATGTTCTAAAAACTTTGGCTTATATCGTGAACGAATTGGCGCTTGTTCAATCATAGGCAAAGATTCTGCCCAAACTGATATTGCATTTTCTGTATTGTTATATGTAATTCGTTGCATTTACTCCATGCCACCGGCTCATGGTGCAGCGATAGTTGAAACCATTTTGGCTGATGATTCGTTAAAGCAACAATGGCTCGATGAATTAACCGTAATGCGTGATCGCATCAACGGTAACCGTCAGATGTTAGTAGATAAGCTAATAGAAAATGGTGTTGATCGTGATTTCAGTTTTATTGCTAAACAAAAAGGCATGTTTTCATTCCTGGGTGTAAATCCAAATCAAGTCGAAGTACTTAAAAAAGACTTTAGTATTTACATGGTGGGTTCAAGCAGAATTAGTATCGCTGGTATTAGTGAAGCAAACGTAGATTATCTCGCAAAGTCAATTGCGAGTGTCATTTAATTAGATTTAAAAAAGCTAGGGCTGTTAACCTTATTGGGTAACAGCCCTTTATTTCAAATTAAGTATAAGCTAGCTGTTTTGCTTGGCAAACTCATTCATAAAGGCAACCAACTTTTGCACACCTTCAATAGGCATAGCATTGTAAATACTGGCACGCATACCACCAACAATACGATGCCCTTTTAGCGCGACAAGACCAGCAGCCTCGGCTTGTGCTAAAAATTTAGCATCTAAACTGTCATCAACTAACTGAAATGTTACGTTCATACGAGAGCGATTTACTTTAGCCACCCCGTTTTTGTAAAAAGGATTGCTATCGATACATGCGTACAGTAAATCCGCTTTTTGTTGATTTACTTTTTCAACCGCATCAATACCACCGATCGATTTTAACCATTCAAACACTTCCGCCGCTAAATACCAAGCATAGGTAGGCGGTGTATTAAACATTGAATCGTTATCTTTGGTGATCTTGTAATCCATAATTGATGACTGCACTAAACTAGGCAAGCTCAACATATCATCACGAACGATCACGATAGATAAACCTGATGGTCCAATATTTTTTTGTGCACCAGCATAAATTAGTCCAAAACGACTCACATCGATATTATGCGACATAATGGTTGATGATAAATCAGCAACCACTGGCCATGGACTATCAATAGAGTCAAAAACTTCAATACCATCAACGGTTTCATTAGCGCAATAATGCACATAACGATAATCGTTATCCAGTGAGTGTAAGTCTGGCAAGGTAACTTGCTGTAAACCATTTACTGTCTCAACAATATTGATTTCATCAATTTGTTGATCACCAGCGATACGTCTAGCTTCTTGTATAGCTGACCTAGACCATTGCCCTGTGGTTAAATATAAAGCACGGCCATTGTCGCCTAAAAAGTTAGTCACAACATTAGTAAATTGGCCACGACCACCGCCATGCATAAATAGTACATGGTAATTATCTGGTATGGCCATCAACTCACGTAATGTGGATTCTGC
This Shewanella aestuarii DNA region includes the following protein-coding sequences:
- a CDS encoding amino acid aminotransferase encodes the protein MFESLSALPADPILGLLTQFRADNNSNKVDLGVGVYKDPQGHTPILDCVKIAEQRRTDAEDTKVYIGPTGSANFNQLMTELAFGHDHPALLANRIRTVSTPGGTGALRVAADFIKRCNPNAVLWVSDPTWANHTGLFEAAGITVKTYPYYDYDSKTLKFQQMIDALKQISKDDVVLLHACCHNPSGMDLTNDQWDEVISVTAHQGFTPLIDMAYQGFGVGVNEDAYGVRQMAAAVENMILCSSCSKNFGLYRERIGACSIIGKDSAQTDIAFSVLLYVIRCIYSMPPAHGAAIVETILADDSLKQQWLDELTVMRDRINGNRQMLVDKLIENGVDRDFSFIAKQKGMFSFLGVNPNQVEVLKKDFSIYMVGSSRISIAGISEANVDYLAKSIASVI
- the serC gene encoding 3-phosphoserine/phosphohydroxythreonine transaminase produces the protein MSAIYNFCAGPAMLPQAVMQKAQREFIDWNGLGVSVMEISHRSKEFIALTKQAESTLRELMAIPDNYHVLFMHGGGRGQFTNVVTNFLGDNGRALYLTTGQWSRSAIQEARRIAGDQQIDEINIVETVNGLQQVTLPDLHSLDNDYRYVHYCANETVDGIEVFDSIDSPWPVVADLSSTIMSHNIDVSRFGLIYAGAQKNIGPSGLSIVIVRDDMLSLPSLVQSSIMDYKITKDNDSMFNTPPTYAWYLAAEVFEWLKSIGGIDAVEKVNQQKADLLYACIDSNPFYKNGVAKVNRSRMNVTFQLVDDSLDAKFLAQAEAAGLVALKGHRIVGGMRASIYNAMPIEGVQKLVAFMNEFAKQNS